One segment of Strix aluco isolate bStrAlu1 chromosome 4, bStrAlu1.hap1, whole genome shotgun sequence DNA contains the following:
- the BATF gene encoding basic leucine zipper transcriptional factor ATF-like: MPHSSDSSDSSSFSQSPPPSKQDSSDDMRKVQRREKNRIAAQKSRLRQTQKADTLHLESEDLERQNAALRREIKQLTEEMKHFASMLSSHEPLCSILTSPPPPPEVLYATHSFHQPHISSPRFQH, translated from the exons ATGCCCCACAGCTCCGACAGCAGCGACTCCAGCAGCTTCAGCCAGTCTCCCCCTCCCAGCAAGCAG GACTCTTCTGATGACATGAGGAAAGTCCAAAGGAGGGAGAAGAATCGCATCGCTGCACAGAAGAGCCGCCTGAGGCAGACCCAGAAAGCAGACACACTGCACTTG GAGAGTGAAGACTTGGAGAGGCAGAATGCTGCCCTGCGCCGGGAGATCAAGCAGCTGACAGAGGAAATGAAGCACTTTGCCTCGATGCTGAGCTCCCACGAACCACTCTGCTCCATCCTGACATCCCCTCCACCACCTCCAGAAGTGCTTTACGCCACACACTCCTTCCATCAGCCCCACATCAGCTCCCCACGCTTCCAGCACTGA